CCCGGGCGCGCAGTGTCCTCGTAGAGTTTCTGGGCTGCCGTGCCCTCGACCCGGCGCTTTCTTTTGCTGGGGTAATCCTCAACCGCGTCCAGGGCCCCCGGCACCTGGAGATGCTCCAGGAAGCTTTTGAGGAAAATAGCATTCCGGTTCTAGGTGCGGTTCAAGAGGGGAGTCTGCCCCGCTTCACGGAGCGCCATCTCGGCCTTGTGCCCACTCCGGAGCAGCGGGGAGTGGAAGGGGTGCTTTCCAGGTTGGCGGATGCGGTAGCGCGGCAGGTCGACCTGGAGGGTATCCTTAGCGCTGCCCGTGCCGCCGGAAGTTTGCCTGGGGGAATGGAGCAGGAAGAGGGGACTTTTGCTCCGGAGGGTAACACCACGCGGGGCGGAGCGGGGCGGGGCGCACCTGTGCGGGTTGCCTACGCCTGGGACGAGGCCTTCAACTTTTATTACCGGGATGGGCTGGAGACCCTGGCGGGGTTTGGGGTCGAGCTTGTTCCCTTCAGCCCCTTGAGCGATCCTGCCCTTCCTCCCGGAGTTGGGGGCGTCATTATCGGGGGGGGCTTTCCGGAACTTTTTGCAAAAGATCTTGCTGCTAACGCGGGAATGCTGGAGAGCCTGCGGCTTGCCCACAGAAAGGGGCTTCCCATTTACGCTGAGTGCGGGGGATTCATGTACCTCTGCGAAAGGCTCGTTGATCAGGAGGGCCGCTCTCACGCCCTGGCCGGGCTCGTGCCGGGCGTCTGCCGGATGGAACGGCGTCTCGCGGGTATGGGCTACGTTACGGCGCGCGCCCTGGCCCCCAGCATCCTCTGTGAAACCGGGGAAACCCTGCGGGGGCACGTATTCCACTATTCTTCCTTTGCGCCCCTGGCTGCGGCCTTTCCCTGGGCCTTTTCTTTCATCAAAGAAGGGCGGGAGGAGAGACCTGACGGCTACGTTCGGGGAAACCTCCTGGCCTCTTACCTTCACCTTCACTTTGCCGCCTCCCCGCAGGCGGCGGCCCGCTTTGCCTCCGCCTGTCAGGCCGGTGCCCGGCACGGTTTTGTTTAGGCCTTCCTTTTGATTTTTCTCCTCCGGCCGGTATTGACACCACATTTGAGGGGGGATATACTTTTTAATTATAGTGTGACCCAGCAAATTGCCAGAGGAGGAGTATTAATTTGAAGTTGCGCTTGGGTTTGCCCAAAGGCAGTCTCCAGGAGGCCACCTTTCAACTTTTTAAACAGGCCGGTTTTGAGCTTACCGTGCGGAGCCGCTCCTACTTTCCTTCGGTTAACGACCCCGAACTGGAAGTTGTGCTGATGAGGGCGCAGGAAATCCCCCGCTACGTGCATGAGGGGGTGCTAGATGCCGGTTTAAGCGGCCTGGACTGGATCCTGGAAAACGAGGCGGATGTTGTGGAAGTGGCCGACCTGGTTTACGCCAAAAGCACGCCAAACCCCATCCGACTGGTGATTGCCGTTGCCAACGACAGCAACATAAAGAGCGTGTCCGACCTGAACGGCAAGAGGATAGCCACCGAACTGGTGCGGGTAACCCAGAAGTTTCTGAGGGAGAACGGCGTAAACGCCTATGTGGAGTACTCTTACGGGGCCACCGAAGTAAAGGTGCCGCACCTGGTCGATGCCATTGCCGACATTACTGAAACGGGAAGCTCGTTAAAGGCCAACAACCTGCGGGTTATTGCCACCATTTTGGAATCCACCACCAAGCTCCACGCCAATAAGGAGTCCTGGAACGACCCGTGGAAAAGGGAGAAACTGCAAAACCTGGCCGTTCTGCTGCAAGGGGCGCTCCGGGCCAGGGCCCGGGTCGGCCTCAAGATGAACGTGCCGGGCGACCGGCTGGATACCATCCTGGCTATTTTACCAGCTATGAAGCAGCCTACCATCTCGCAACTGGTCAACAGCGACTGGGTGGCGGTGGAGGTTATTCTGGAGGAAAGGCAGGTGCGCGACCTCATCCCGGCGCTGAAAAGGGCGGGAGCGCATGATATAATTGAGTATCCCCTGACGAAGGTGATCCCTTGATTGGAGAAGCCGGCGGTTTTCCGCCGGCTTCCCTGTCTTGCGGGTTAAAATTCCCTGGGCTTGCAGATAATTTCTTTTATCTTTGTGTCGAAGAAGTTCTGGGAATGGGCCGGCTGGATGACAAGCGCCGTATCCAGCCCTTCGGCCGTGCCTCCCAGGGACACTATTTCGGTGCCGTAGGGTATTGCCCCGGCATCCAGGGCCATTACGGCAATCTCAACGCATACCTTTACTCCCTGTCCCAGGATGCGCAGGGCGCTGGCCACTATTTCGGACGGGTAGACCCCGCCGAATTTGTTCCTGCAGGCCCTGTCGAGACCGGCCATAAGGTGGGTGGCGGTCAGGACCCTGATGCCGCCGTCGGTAAGCTTTTTCCTGGCTTCGGCCGGCATCTCGTCTTCGCCCGGGTTATAAAAGCCCACCTGATGGGTGACGCATGTAATATTGAAGTCACCGGCGCGGCCTAATAACAGCTCCGCCGACTTACCCGAACAGGAGGCCACGACGATATGTTTTAAGCCCAGCTCGCCGGCCCTTTTGAGCGCCGCCTCGACGGTAGCCCTGGTGTTTGCTGCACCTTTTGTCTGCCAGTACAAGATATCAACTCCTTTTACCCTTTTTCTCCAACATTTTACCTGAAGAACAGGCATATTGCAATTTGCCCGGCAAATTATGAGCCGCCTGTTCTGTTTGTAAAGTAAAATAGGAGCGGCTTGCGGCGGGAATACTGGTAAGAAAAAAGAAGGGCTGAACATGGAAGGCGAAAGATGGGACATAGCCGTTGTCGGCTGCGGGCCGGCGGGCCTTTCTGCCGCTGTCAACGCTGCCGTAAGGGGCAGGAAGGCCGTGGTTTTTGGGGGAGAATTTTGTTCCCCGAAGCTGCAAAAGTCTCCTGTGGTGAACAATTACCTGGGGCTGCCGGGAATTTCCGGCGAAAACCTGAGGAAAAAGTTTCTGGAACACGTCCGCCGCCTGAATATACCCGTCCGGCGGCTGAAGGTAGATTCGGTCTGCCGGGCAGGGGACGGCATGTTTTTGGTTGCGGCCGGGGACCGGTCATTTCAGGCCCGGGCAGTCGTAATCGCAACCGGTGTGACCGTTTCCAGGTTAATTGAAGGTGAGCGGGAGTTTACCGGGAAAGGAGTAAGCTACTGCGCTACCTGTGACGGCCTGCTGTTCGGGGGCAGGGACGTGGCGGTAATTGCCCATACGCCTGAAGGGGTTGAGGAGGCGAATTTCCTGGCTGGCGCCTGCCGCAGGGTTTATTTCATTCCTGGCGCTAAGACGGCCGTCAGTGGCCTTAAGCCAGAAGTTGAGGTAGTAAGAGGCGAGGTTGAAGCCATTACCGGAAACGGCTTCGTTTCCGGGATCAGGCTTAGGGACCGGGAACTGGCGGTTGACGGGGTTTTTATCTACAGGGAGACCTTTCTCCCGGACCGTCTGGTGCCAGGCCTGGCCTTAAACGGCAACCACATTAAGGTTGGCCGAAGTTTCAACACAAATATTAAAGGGATCTTTGCCGCCGGCGACTGCACCGGCAAGCCCTATCAACTGGCCAAGGCGGTTGGGGAGGGCCAGGTGGCGGCTTTAAGCGCCGTGCAGTATCTCGACCGGGTTGAATAAGGCAAAGCCATGTGCGGTGATAAATTAAAAGGGGCCGGTTTTAAGAAGCCGCCCCCCTGTGTTTTTTAGCTATATGATCCAGCCGAACAAGACTATTAAGATGATGATGAAGAAGAAAAAGGTAAAGAAGAAAGAAAAGCTGAAAGAGCCGGAGATGCCGCCGCCTATACCGCCGCCGGTTCCAAAAGCCATTTGATGCCTGACCTCCCTTTAAAGTGCGTTTTTTGTATAATATGTGATTTGGTAGCAGGGTGTTACAGGCGGGGCCGGAAAAAGGCGGCGGGCCGGCGCCGGCCAGACTATTTAAGAGATTTTTGAATGTACTCCAGGGTGTTTCCAACCTGGGCGTTGAGCTGCAGGAGGCGGGAGCACTGCTGGGAGATGTCAGGATGTGCCGCATCTGCAATTTGCTGGAGCAGCTTGCCCATTTCCATCATGCTGTTCTGGGCGTCGCGGACGAAGAAAGAGATCTGCTCCCTTGCCAGCAGGTCGCTGCCTCTGTGTTCCAGTAAGCCTGAAAATAAGGACATGATATCACCTCATTATTAATTTTTTTAAAGTATGCGCCGCCTTAAGAAAATTATGTTCAGGCCTGTTTTCTGGCCCTGGCCAGGTAGAGGGCGGCGGAGACGGCAATTAAAATGAGGCTGGCCAGTTGGGCCATCCTGATCGGGCCCAGCATCAGGCTGTCCGTGCGTATCCCTTCGATAAAAAAGCGCCCTACGGAGTACAGGGCCAGGTACAGGAGCAGGACCTGGCCGGTGAATCGCCTGCGCCCCAGACAGAACATTAGAATGAAAAAGACGAGCAGGTTCCAGGCCGACTCGTATAAAAAGGCCGGATGGTGGTACTGGCCGTCGATGAACATTTGCCGCTGGATAAAGCCGGGAAAGCGGCCGATAAATTGGCTGCTGACCGGAACCCCGTAGGCTTCCTGGTTGATGAAGTTGCCCCAGCGGCCAATGGCCTGGCCGAGGATAATGCTGGGCGCAAAAATGTCGCCCATCTTCCAGAAGTCCAGGCGGTGCCTTTTTACATAAAAGTAGCCGGCGAGAAAACCACCGGTCAGGCCCCCGTGGATGGCCAGGCCGCCGTGCCAGGTAGCGAATATTTCCAGCTGGTTCAGCCTGTAGGTTTCCCAGTTGAAGATCACGTAGTAAAGCCTGGCTCCGATTATTGAGGCGGGTATGATCAGAACCAGGATGTTGATGACGTGGTCGGGGTTAAGCCCGTATTTTCTGGCGTTGTAGCACGCCAGCAGGGTGCCGGCGATAAAGGCTGCGGTCATTATTATCCCGTACCAGTAAATAGATACCGGGCCTATCTGCACTGCCACCGGATTTATCATTGTTCTGCCTCCCGAAACAGCTTTGTTGCTTTTTTTATGATAGTAAAGAAAGACTGGTTTTACAACCAGTCTTTTTCTGCTACATTTTCATTTTGAATGTCTCGCATTTGGTCTGGTCTGAACTATCTGCTTTGCTGGCACCGTTCCGGTCCACCTGAATCATCGGGGCGTGGCACTCAACGGCGTTGTTCCATTTGCATTCGGTAACTGAACACTTAATTGCGGGCAATAAAATCACCTCCCCCGTGAAAACTAGTTATATTTTTTCACGAAGCATAAATATTATTCATTAAATTTCCAACATAAAGGGGGCGGCGGACAAGTTGGGCGAAGGCCGCAAGACAAAAGTTTTAAATATGGCCCACAGGGGAGGCGCGGGGCTGTCTCCGGAAAATACCGTTTATGCTTTCACCCGTGCCGTAAAATGCTTTGGCGCAGATGTTATAGAGCTTGACGTGTGGTCAAGCAGGGAGGGGTGCCCGGTGGTGATTCACGACTGCACCGTGGATCGGACCACAAACGGGAGAGGCAGAATAAACAGAATGACCCTGGATGAGATAAAAAGGCTGGATGCGGCGTTCCGCTTCACCACGGACGGAGGCGCCACCTACCCGCTGCGCGGCCGGGGAATAACCATACCTACGCTGAGGGAAGTCTTCGAGGCCCTGCCGGGGGTGAGGATGAACATAGAAATCCAGCAGGCAGCGCCGCCAATAGAAAAGGCCGTGTGCGATCTCTTAGTGGAATACGGCATGCAGGACAGGGTCGTGGTTGCCGCCAAAAGCACCCTGGTGCAGCGCCGGTTTAGAGCCGTCAGCAAGGAGAGTATTGCCGTTTCCGCCTCTATTTCCCAGGGTCTTATTTTTTCGGCTTTCAGCAGACTCGGCCTGAGCAGCCTTATCAGGCCGGGCGTGCAGGCTCTGCAGTTTCCCGAAAGGGTGGGGCTGTTTCGGGTGATCACGCCGAAACTGGTCAGGGACGCCCACAGGCAGAAGATGGAGGTTCACGCCTGGATCATAAACGATGTAAAAACCATGAAGAGCCTGATTAGAATGGATGTGGACGGGATCATCACCGATTATCCAGACCGTTTGCAGAGGCTGCTTGAGAATCGTTAACCTTTATCTGTTTTCGGTATTTTAGATTCACAGGGCACGCCCACCTGGCATTTACCGCAACCGTATCTGGGCTTGAACTTTTCCGCTGTTACGTCCAGAAAGTTGGAGCATATGGCGTGGTCTTTCCCGTTTTCTACGGATATTGCTTTTACCGGGCAGTTTTTTGAACATTTGCCGCACATTGAACAGTATTCGTATACATCTTCGTATTCCCTTTTGTCAGGCGGCAAATACAGTTCTGTGAGGATGCTGCCAAGCCTCCCGGCCATGCCTTTTGGGGTTATGAGCCCTTTGGAAAGCCCGAATGTTCCGAGTCCGCATATAAACGCAACGTGCCGTTCGGACCAGTTACTTGTAAATGATGTTTTGGTATCGGTCCGGAATCTTTTGTCTAAACCGGGCACGAGGCTGTTGTATCCCGCATTTGTCAGTACGGACTGCAAATGCGAGCACAGCTTGTTTACCAGTACCTGGCCTTCGATGCGCCCGTACAGCCATTCTTCCGAAGGCCATCGCAAATCTTTTCTGTTTCCCTTTTTTACGGCTTCACTAAACGGTAGAAAAAAGGATATTACCGTCTTCGCCTGCGGCAGCCATTCGTTTGGAAGCAGGAAATGCTTTCCTATTACTGACGGTTGTTTCATTATTGAAAAGTACTCATCGTCCGCGGCGCCAAAAGCAAAGACAGGTTTTTCGAAAATTTTTACCCCTGCAACATTTTCCGAAATGGCTACTTGCCTTGTTATATAATTATCTTCTGAATTCTCTATAAAGTCCACCGCAGCTTTTATTAAATCCTCTTTGTTCATTTATTTCATTTCTCCTTGTAAAATTATGTTCATGCCAGATACTTGCTGACTAAGTAATGTACCATCGCCAGGTGAAAGGTGTCCGGCTACGTCTGTTTTTCGCTGACCCCCAGATATTTTTTAAGGGCATTTTGCAACAGGTGAGAAAAGTTTACGTTATGTTCCCGGGCCAGGTCGTCAAGCCATTTAGGTATGGTCAGCGTCTTCTTAACGGCCCGATGCTCCATTTCATCCCGGAAGGGCGGCATCCACACTTCAACGAGAACGACAACCTGGTTGGGCTCCACCTTTATTCTGCTTGCAGGGCTGGGCTCGGGAATGGGAAAGCCATCTTCTTCCAAGCCGTAGAGGTGAAGGGCTAGCGCTTCTTTAGCCATGCGCAGCGCTTCTTCGTCATTGTCACCGCAGGTGTAGCATCCGGGTAAGTCGGGAAATTCAACCGAAATACCGTCTTCTGCGTAATCAAAGATGGCAGGGTAGATATATCTGTCTTTAGTCATAACTAGGGCCTCCTTTCTTTAACCCAAACCTGCTTGCTTCAGTATGTTCTTCACCGTCTTAACAGGCAGGTTTTTTCTTGGGTGAGGAATAGTAACCAGTCCTGGTTTCGACTGGTGCTTGAATTGGTGGTGGCTGCCACTGACCCTCTCAAGTACCCAACCGGCTTCTTGCACCATGCGGATTAGGTCTTTGGATGAATATGTTTTCAATCTCCTCACCCCGCAAGTAAATTATAACACGTATAAATATACGTGTCAATGGGTTGGTACCAGTGCCCAGCAAATGGACTGAAGAACAGAAGATAAAGGCACTCACTATTGCCCAGGCTGTCAGCATCACCGAAGCGGCCAGGCAGACAGGAATCCCGGCGGGAACCATCAAACGGTGGCGTTCGGAAGCGAACCGAACCGAACCAAGCGAACCGAACGAACCGAACCACGAAAAAGTTAGATGCTTTGGCCGGGCAGGCTGCCCAAGAGGCCGTAATTGAGGTCAAGGATTAATTATATTATTGAGCGACTTAAGGTTCTGGCCGACGAGCTTTACTTACTAGCCGAAGAGGGTGTGCGAGAGACCAGGACGTTCATTTCAGAAGAACAAAAACTAAAATGTTGGATGGAAAGTTGGATGAATTACTGTCCGGCACAAAACGA
The window above is part of the Pelotomaculum thermopropionicum SI genome. Proteins encoded here:
- a CDS encoding uncharacterized conserved protein (containing HTH_4 domain) is translated as MTKDRYIYPAIFDYAEDGISVEFPDLPGCYTCGDNDEEALRMAKEALALHLYGLEEDGFPIPEPSPASRIKVEPNQVVVLVEVWMPPFRDEMEHRAVKKTLTIPKWLDDLAREHNVNFSHLLQNALKKYLGVSEKQT
- a CDS encoding hypothetical protein (containing partial uncharacterized Fe-S protein region (COG1600)), with product MNKEDLIKAAVDFIENSEDNYITRQVAISENVAGVKIFEKPVFAFGAADDEYFSIMKQPSVIGKHFLLPNEWLPQAKTVISFFLPFSEAVKKGNRKDLRWPSEEWLYGRIEGQVLVNKLCSHLQSVLTNAGYNSLVPGLDKRFRTDTKTSFTSNWSERHVAFICGLGTFGLSKGLITPKGMAGRLGSILTELYLPPDKREYEDVYEYCSMCGKCSKNCPVKAISVENGKDHAICSNFLDVTAEKFKPRYGCGKCQVGVPCESKIPKTDKG
- the UgpQ gene encoding glycerophosphoryl diester phosphodiesterase → MGEGRKTKVLNMAHRGGAGLSPENTVYAFTRAVKCFGADVIELDVWSSREGCPVVIHDCTVDRTTNGRGRINRMTLDEIKRLDAAFRFTTDGGATYPLRGRGITIPTLREVFEALPGVRMNIEIQQAAPPIEKAVCDLLVEYGMQDRVVVAAKSTLVQRRFRAVSKESIAVSASISQGLIFSAFSRLGLSSLIRPGVQALQFPERVGLFRVITPKLVRDAHRQKMEVHAWIINDVKTMKSLIRMDVDGIITDYPDRLQRLLENR
- a CDS encoding uncharacterized conserved protein codes for the protein MYWQTKGAANTRATVEAALKRAGELGLKHIVVASCSGKSAELLLGRAGDFNITCVTHQVGFYNPGEDEMPAEARKKLTDGGIRVLTATHLMAGLDRACRNKFGGVYPSEIVASALRILGQGVKVCVEIAVMALDAGAIPYGTEIVSLGGTAEGLDTALVIQPAHSQNFFDTKIKEIICKPREF
- the TrxB gene encoding thioredoxin reductase, yielding MEGERWDIAVVGCGPAGLSAAVNAAVRGRKAVVFGGEFCSPKLQKSPVVNNYLGLPGISGENLRKKFLEHVRRLNIPVRRLKVDSVCRAGDGMFLVAAGDRSFQARAVVIATGVTVSRLIEGEREFTGKGVSYCATCDGLLFGGRDVAVIAHTPEGVEEANFLAGACRRVYFIPGAKTAVSGLKPEVEVVRGEVEAITGNGFVSGIRLRDRELAVDGVFIYRETFLPDRLVPGLALNGNHIKVGRSFNTNIKGIFAAGDCTGKPYQLAKAVGEGQVAALSAVQYLDRVE
- the CobB gene encoding cobyrinic acid a,c-diamide synthase, which translates into the protein MKEVPRLMIAAVRSGAGKTSIATGIMGALAGKGLRVQGFKVGPDFIDPGYHTAATGRWARNLDTWLLAPQRVKELFRAAAADAEVAVVEGVMGLFDGVRGRGEEASSAEVAKLLGCPVVLVVDARARARSVLVEFLGCRALDPALSFAGVILNRVQGPRHLEMLQEAFEENSIPVLGAVQEGSLPRFTERHLGLVPTPEQRGVEGVLSRLADAVARQVDLEGILSAARAAGSLPGGMEQEEGTFAPEGNTTRGGAGRGAPVRVAYAWDEAFNFYYRDGLETLAGFGVELVPFSPLSDPALPPGVGGVIIGGGFPELFAKDLAANAGMLESLRLAHRKGLPIYAECGGFMYLCERLVDQEGRSHALAGLVPGVCRMERRLAGMGYVTARALAPSILCETGETLRGHVFHYSSFAPLAAAFPWAFSFIKEGREERPDGYVRGNLLASYLHLHFAASPQAAARFASACQAGARHGFV
- the Lgt gene encoding prolipoprotein diacylglyceryltransferase, with amino-acid sequence MINPVAVQIGPVSIYWYGIIMTAAFIAGTLLACYNARKYGLNPDHVINILVLIIPASIIGARLYYVIFNWETYRLNQLEIFATWHGGLAIHGGLTGGFLAGYFYVKRHRLDFWKMGDIFAPSIILGQAIGRWGNFINQEAYGVPVSSQFIGRFPGFIQRQMFIDGQYHHPAFLYESAWNLLVFFILMFCLGRRRFTGQVLLLYLALYSVGRFFIEGIRTDSLMLGPIRMAQLASLILIAVSAALYLARARKQA
- the HisG gene encoding ATP phosphoribosyltransferase gives rise to the protein MKLRLGLPKGSLQEATFQLFKQAGFELTVRSRSYFPSVNDPELEVVLMRAQEIPRYVHEGVLDAGLSGLDWILENEADVVEVADLVYAKSTPNPIRLVIAVANDSNIKSVSDLNGKRIATELVRVTQKFLRENGVNAYVEYSYGATEVKVPHLVDAIADITETGSSLKANNLRVIATILESTTKLHANKESWNDPWKREKLQNLAVLLQGALRARARVGLKMNVPGDRLDTILAILPAMKQPTISQLVNSDWVAVEVILEERQVRDLIPALKRAGAHDIIEYPLTKVIP